In a genomic window of Lepisosteus oculatus isolate fLepOcu1 chromosome 3, fLepOcu1.hap2, whole genome shotgun sequence:
- the june gene encoding junE proto-oncogene, AP-1 transcription factor subunit has product MTGKMETPFYHDDTPNLQNFGQIPDYNHRYPSQKIMSKKNMAAQNFPGPLGSTSGLKLLQGQGGSNGSINSNNPGINSNTNGSLMPSPDVNLLKLASPDLEHLIIQSNQGLVTTSPAPSSTPNPFMYRNQVTNEQEGFADGFVKALADLHKQNQLIGAPISPSSSIQGPFQRNVMPSGDMPIYTNLSSYNPNQITVSASYSGGQLPYSATGHGSSHGGLGQGPHPHSRGLDEPQTVPEVPHPPGDPSSSPPSLSPIDLETQERIKAERKRLRNRIAASKCRKRKLERISRLEEKVKVLKTQNSDLASTASILREQVAQLKQKVMNHVTNGCQIAVGTAALAKTGESTSC; this is encoded by the coding sequence ATGACGGGTAAGATGGAAACCCCTTTTTATCACGATGACACGCCAAACCTTCAAAATTTTGGACAGATCCCCGACTACAACCACAGGTACCCGAGCCAGAAAATAATGAGTAAGAAAAATATGGCTGCACAGAATTTCCCAGGTCCGCTGGGAAGCACCTCTGGTTTGAAGCTGTTGCAGGGACAAGGTGGGAGCAATGGCAGTATAAATTCGAACAACCCAGGTATTAACAGTAACACAAATGGCTCTTTAATGCCTTCGCCAGATGTGAATCTCCTAAAGCTGGCTTCCCCAGATTTAGAACACCTGATTATCCAGTCCAACCAGGGACTCGTCACAACCAGTCCGGCGCCAAGCTCAACACCCAACCCCTTCATGTACAGGAACCAGGTAACTAATGAGCAAGAAGGCTTCGCTGATGGTTTCGTGAAAGCCCTGGCCGACCTCCACAAGCAGAACCAGCTCATCGGGGCGCCCATCTCCCCGTCGTCTTCAATTCAGGGGCCATTCCAGAGGAACGTGATGCCCAGCGGGGACATGCCCATCTACACGAATCTCAGCAGCTACAACCCCAATCAGATCACTGTTTCCGCCTCGTATTCAGGGGGCCAGCTGCCCTACTCGGCAACCGGTCACGGGTCGTCCCACGGCGGCCTCGGGCAAGGACCCCACCCTCACAGCCGAGGACTCGACGAGCCCCAGACGGTCCCCGAGGTGCCCCATCCCCCCGGCGACCCCTCCAGTTCCCCGCCTTCCCTCTCTCCCATTGACctggagacacaggagaggatCAAGGCGGAGCGCAAGAGGCTGAGGAACCGGATCGCCGCTTCCAAGTGCCGCAAGAGGAAGCTGGAGCGGATCTCCCGCCTGGAGGAGAAGGTGAAGGTGCTGAAGACCCAGAATTCGGACCTGGCCTCCACTGCCAGTATTCTGCGGGAGCAGGTGGCCCAGCTCAAGCAAAAAGTGATGAATCATGTCACCAATGGGTGCCAGATAGCAGTGGGCACAGCTGCCCTGGCAAAAACTGGGGAGAGTACCAGCTGCTGA